Proteins encoded in a region of the Vicia villosa cultivar HV-30 ecotype Madison, WI linkage group LG5, Vvil1.0, whole genome shotgun sequence genome:
- the LOC131606880 gene encoding non-specific lipid-transfer protein 1-like, with protein sequence MASLKVACVVALMCMVVVTAPMAEAAISCGAVTGYLGPCISYLKGGPGPSLQCCGGVRKLNAAAQTTPARKAACNCLKDAAGSTPGLNANNAATLSAKCGLSLPYKFGPNTDCTSIKL encoded by the exons ATGGCAAGCTTGAAAGTTGCATGTGTGGTTGCATTGATGTGCATGGTGGTTGTTACTGCACCCATGGCAGAGGCTGCAATCTCATGCGGTGCGGTAACTGGTTACCTTGGCCCATGCATTTCTTATCTTAAGGGTGGTCCTGGTCCTTCGTTGCAATGCTGTGGTGGAGTGAGGAAACTTAACGCGGCGGCCCAAACTACCCCCGCCCGTAAGGCCGCTTGCAACTGCTTAAAAGATGCTGCTGGTTCCACTCCTGGTTTAAATGCCAATAATGCTGCTACTCTCTCTGCCAAATGTGGTCTTTCCCTTCCCTACAAGTTTGGCCCTAATACCGATTGTACTAG CATCAAGCTCTAA